The following coding sequences are from one Sphingobium sp. V4 window:
- a CDS encoding alginate export family protein, whose amino-acid sequence MRKVCFLLSASISALTAVATPALADDIVFKPIVEARLRYEGVDQAGPAPLTSSRDAHAVTMRVRAGGEISKGPFAFLAEAEGTLAIDETYNSGVNGKTLYPIVPDPETVEVNRVQLQYRTKPLVVTLGRQRINLDDQRFVGSVAWRQNEQTFDALRVEYMGVKNLKVDVTYAISARTIWGIDGGKFGATHRPTHIDGDNLFANISYKMKLGTLTGFAYLVDQDEAVLPLRRNSSQTYGVRFVGAQPLSKTVKLSYLASYARQSDHAANPVDYSADFATAELALDVAAFKLTAGYELLGSDSGATGVAGGFAFQTPFATLHKFNGWADKFLTTPGTGIQDYYAGAAYTVPKLGKAGPLVASFIFHRFSSDRLSIHYGDEYNAQVTMKLNKRLSALVKYADYQRKGIASFTGDADTKKFWAQIDYAF is encoded by the coding sequence ATGCGTAAGGTTTGTTTCTTGTTGTCGGCGTCGATATCCGCCTTGACCGCAGTCGCGACGCCAGCCCTGGCCGACGACATCGTGTTCAAGCCTATTGTCGAGGCGCGTTTGCGCTATGAGGGCGTCGATCAGGCCGGTCCGGCGCCGCTGACCAGCAGCCGCGATGCCCATGCTGTAACGATGCGGGTGCGAGCAGGCGGAGAGATTTCCAAAGGCCCGTTCGCCTTTCTGGCCGAGGCCGAAGGGACGCTGGCCATCGATGAGACTTATAATAGCGGCGTCAACGGCAAGACGCTCTATCCAATCGTACCGGATCCCGAGACTGTCGAGGTGAACCGTGTGCAACTCCAGTACCGCACCAAGCCGCTGGTGGTGACCCTCGGGCGCCAGCGGATCAACCTGGATGACCAGCGCTTCGTCGGCTCGGTCGCCTGGCGCCAGAATGAGCAGACCTTCGATGCCCTGCGCGTCGAATATATGGGCGTGAAGAATCTCAAGGTCGACGTCACCTATGCGATTTCGGCTCGAACCATCTGGGGTATCGACGGCGGCAAGTTCGGCGCAACCCACCGGCCGACGCATATCGACGGCGACAATCTCTTCGCCAATATTTCCTACAAGATGAAGCTGGGAACGCTGACCGGCTTTGCCTATCTGGTCGACCAGGATGAAGCCGTGCTGCCGCTCCGGCGGAATAGCAGCCAGACCTATGGCGTGCGTTTCGTGGGCGCGCAGCCCCTCTCGAAGACAGTGAAGCTCAGCTATCTCGCCAGCTATGCGCGCCAGAGCGACCATGCCGCTAACCCCGTCGATTATTCGGCCGACTTCGCGACGGCGGAACTGGCGCTGGATGTCGCCGCGTTCAAGTTGACGGCGGGCTATGAACTGCTGGGGTCGGATTCTGGCGCGACCGGCGTCGCCGGCGGCTTCGCCTTCCAGACACCTTTTGCCACGCTGCACAAGTTCAACGGCTGGGCGGACAAGTTTCTGACCACGCCCGGCACGGGCATTCAGGATTATTATGCGGGCGCTGCGTATACAGTGCCGAAGCTCGGGAAGGCGGGCCCGTTGGTGGCATCCTTCATCTTCCACCGCTTCAGCAGCGACCGGCTGTCGATCCATTATGGTGATGAATATAATGCGCAGGTGACGATGAAGCTGAACAAGCGTCTGAGCGCGCTTGTCAAATATGCCGATTATCAGCGTAAGGGCATCGCCAGCTTCACCGGCGATGCCGACACGAAGAAATTCTGGGCACAGATCGACTACGCTTTTTGA
- a CDS encoding CmpA/NrtA family ABC transporter substrate-binding protein, whose translation MAEGDNRDSVSRRGLLKTSGTAAIFAAVQQAFPSGVFAAGSGPEVSGAKLGFIALTDAAPLIIAKELGLFAKYGMPDVQVMKQASWGATRDNLVLGSGGGGIDGAHILTPMPYLLTLGAIGKATPMSILARLNVNGQAISVSKEYLGAKADLNAAKMKGVIAQRKGAGKKISMAMTFPGGTHDLWLRYWLAAGGIDPDKDVELITVPPPQMVANMKADTMDAFCVGEPWNDQLVAQQLGYTAVSTGQMWMNHPEKSFAMRSDWVAKHPRAAQAITAAIIEAQRWADSPANTSQLASTIAGRDYLKCPVTDIADRLQGNFTMGDGRKFPNAAFKMKFFAGYASFPYKSHDLWFLTENQRWGKLPMSLDTKGTIAKVNRSDIWRKAAAMLGGKGPASDSRGVEKFFDGKSFDPANPKAYLASLAIKRV comes from the coding sequence ATGGCAGAGGGGGACAATCGGGATAGCGTCAGCCGGCGCGGTCTGCTCAAGACCAGCGGCACGGCGGCGATATTCGCTGCGGTGCAGCAGGCATTTCCATCCGGCGTGTTTGCGGCCGGGTCGGGTCCGGAAGTATCGGGCGCCAAGCTCGGCTTCATCGCGCTCACGGATGCGGCGCCGCTGATCATCGCCAAGGAACTGGGCCTCTTCGCCAAATATGGGATGCCCGACGTGCAGGTGATGAAGCAGGCCAGCTGGGGGGCGACCCGCGACAATCTGGTCTTGGGCAGCGGCGGCGGTGGCATCGATGGCGCGCATATTCTGACGCCGATGCCCTATCTGCTGACGCTGGGCGCGATCGGCAAGGCGACGCCGATGAGCATCCTCGCCCGCCTCAACGTCAACGGTCAGGCCATTTCCGTTTCCAAGGAATATCTCGGGGCGAAGGCCGACCTCAACGCGGCTAAGATGAAAGGAGTTATCGCCCAGCGCAAAGGCGCGGGCAAGAAGATCAGCATGGCCATGACCTTCCCCGGCGGTACGCACGACCTGTGGCTACGCTACTGGCTGGCCGCTGGCGGCATCGACCCGGACAAGGATGTGGAGCTGATCACGGTTCCGCCGCCACAGATGGTTGCGAACATGAAGGCCGACACGATGGACGCCTTCTGCGTGGGTGAGCCGTGGAACGATCAGCTTGTTGCGCAGCAACTGGGCTACACCGCCGTATCGACCGGCCAGATGTGGATGAACCATCCCGAAAAAAGCTTCGCCATGCGTTCCGACTGGGTCGCGAAGCATCCACGGGCGGCGCAGGCGATCACGGCCGCCATCATCGAGGCGCAGCGCTGGGCCGACAGTCCGGCCAACACCAGCCAGCTCGCCAGCACGATCGCCGGTCGCGATTATCTCAAATGTCCAGTCACCGACATCGCCGATCGTCTTCAGGGCAATTTCACCATGGGCGACGGGCGCAAATTCCCGAACGCGGCCTTCAAGATGAAGTTCTTCGCCGGCTACGCCTCCTTCCCCTACAAGAGCCATGACCTCTGGTTCCTCACCGAGAACCAGCGCTGGGGCAAGCTGCCCATGTCGCTCGACACCAAGGGCACCATCGCCAAGGTCAACCGCTCCGACATCTGGCGAAAGGCCGCGGCGATGCTGGGGGGCAAGGGGCCGGCCAGCGATAGCCGGGGCGTCGAGAAATTCTTTGACGGCAAGAGCTTCGATCCCGCCAACCCCAAGGCTTACCTCGCCAGCCTGGCGATCAAGCGCGTCTGA
- a CDS encoding ABC transporter ATP-binding protein has product MKQRSYLALEGITVEFPTKAGRFCALDGIDLEVDKGQFVALIGHSGCGKSTLLNAVAGLVKPTRGVIFLDGQVVDAPGPDRAVVFQDHSLLPWLTVEENVRLAVDKTADGKSKAERRDWVMHNLELVQMAHAAAKRPGELSGGMKQRVGIARAIAMNPRVLLMDEPFGALDALTRAALQDVVMDLQARLNNTVLMITHDVDEAVLLADRVVMMTNGPAARIGEDRAVSLPRPRNRLEAIDTAEYAEARSAVIHFLHERYRNPATLAA; this is encoded by the coding sequence ATGAAACAGCGCAGCTATCTCGCGCTTGAGGGCATCACCGTCGAATTTCCGACCAAGGCCGGGCGCTTTTGCGCGCTCGACGGGATCGATCTGGAAGTCGATAAGGGGCAGTTCGTGGCGCTGATCGGCCATTCGGGCTGCGGCAAGTCGACGCTGCTCAATGCCGTCGCCGGGCTGGTCAAGCCGACCAGGGGCGTGATCTTCCTCGACGGTCAGGTGGTGGACGCGCCGGGACCGGACCGGGCGGTGGTCTTTCAGGACCATTCGCTGCTGCCCTGGCTGACGGTGGAGGAAAATGTCCGTCTCGCCGTCGACAAGACGGCGGACGGCAAGAGCAAGGCCGAGCGCAGGGACTGGGTCATGCATAATCTGGAGCTGGTCCAGATGGCCCATGCCGCCGCCAAGCGCCCAGGTGAATTGTCGGGCGGCATGAAGCAGCGCGTGGGCATCGCCCGCGCCATCGCGATGAACCCGCGCGTATTGCTGATGGACGAACCGTTCGGCGCGCTGGATGCGCTCACCAGGGCGGCGCTGCAGGATGTCGTCATGGATTTGCAGGCCCGGCTCAACAATACCGTGCTGATGATCACGCACGACGTGGATGAAGCGGTGTTGCTGGCCGACCGCGTGGTGATGATGACCAACGGCCCGGCGGCACGGATCGGCGAGGATCGGGCCGTTTCGCTGCCCCGGCCGCGCAACCGGCTCGAAGCGATCGATACGGCCGAATATGCCGAGGCGCGATCGGCCGTCATCCACTTCCTGCACGAGCGCTACCGCAACCCGGCGACACTCGCCGCCTGA
- the ntrB gene encoding nitrate ABC transporter permease, with amino-acid sequence MALPSPNSKNGPSVSAGAPATELGVILPYPEEAIARRSFEPVAAPVHPLVRTARSMVANTLPTLVMVMGLLLVWQLLCGSPDATFPSPYKVWQESHEVIVNPFKGVDFVAMSIQDGGDVGIAGHVLTSLSRVLIGYSIAAVIGVALGILIGQSVFAFRALDPLFQVLRTVPPLAWLPISLAIFQQAQPSAIFLIFITAIWPVILNTAAGVQTIPAAYRNVAKVLALNPVEYFVRIMLPATVPHMFTGLRIGVGMSWLAIVAAEMVQGGTGVGFFIWDSYNSSLLTDTIVALVWIGMVGFALDRIVAFAGRIIGRAG; translated from the coding sequence ATGGCCTTGCCATCGCCCAACAGCAAGAATGGACCGTCGGTTTCGGCCGGCGCTCCCGCCACCGAACTGGGGGTCATCCTGCCCTATCCCGAAGAGGCGATCGCCCGCCGGAGTTTCGAGCCGGTCGCGGCGCCGGTTCACCCGCTGGTCCGGACCGCCCGGTCCATGGTGGCCAATACGCTGCCGACATTGGTGATGGTCATGGGGCTGCTGCTGGTCTGGCAGCTGCTCTGCGGCTCGCCGGACGCGACCTTCCCCAGCCCCTACAAGGTCTGGCAGGAAAGCCATGAGGTGATCGTCAATCCCTTCAAGGGGGTCGATTTCGTCGCGATGAGCATCCAGGACGGCGGCGACGTCGGCATTGCCGGCCATGTGCTGACCAGCCTCAGCCGCGTGCTGATCGGCTACAGCATCGCCGCGGTGATCGGCGTGGCGCTTGGCATATTGATCGGGCAAAGCGTTTTCGCCTTCCGGGCGCTCGATCCGTTGTTCCAGGTATTGCGCACCGTACCGCCGCTGGCCTGGTTGCCGATCAGCCTGGCGATTTTCCAGCAGGCCCAGCCCTCGGCGATCTTCCTGATCTTCATCACCGCGATCTGGCCGGTCATCCTCAACACCGCCGCCGGCGTCCAGACGATCCCGGCCGCCTATCGCAACGTGGCCAAGGTGCTGGCGCTCAATCCGGTCGAATATTTCGTCCGCATCATGCTGCCCGCCACCGTCCCGCACATGTTCACCGGCCTGCGCATCGGCGTCGGCATGAGCTGGCTCGCGATCGTCGCCGCCGAAATGGTGCAGGGAGGCACCGGCGTCGGCTTCTTCATCTGGGACAGCTACAACAGCTCGCTGCTGACCGACACCATCGTCGCGCTGGTCTGGATCGGCATGGTGGGCTTCGCACTGGACCGCATCGTCGCTTTCGCGGGCCGCATCATCGGCCGCGCCGGTTAA
- a CDS encoding LacI family DNA-binding transcriptional regulator, which produces MARPGRRSSQAVTIQTVADRAGVSTMTVSNVLNNSHKVREKTRELVMAAVRELNYIPNLAARSLASAATIRIGLLHRNIENAFLSSILVGALDATSQLGAQLLLRRLDSAAPVEIARQMKALVDSGANAILIVPPYCEVASMFGLTRDVPVPVIAMSPGDELPGEYCVRIDDREAAREMTAYLIGLGHRDIGFIRGGPGHLIHRTRCDGYMAALRDAGLDVRPDLIVEGDMSFESGLAAGEQLLKLAHRPTAIFASNDDMAAAIVSLAHRRGLDVPRDISVVGFDDTPIAVKIWPPLTSVRHPGARISAEAATQAVALARSAETLPAPSTTYLRHELVIRESTASPSLDG; this is translated from the coding sequence ATGGCCCGTCCGGGTCGCCGTTCCAGCCAGGCCGTCACGATCCAGACCGTTGCCGATCGCGCCGGCGTTTCGACCATGACCGTGTCCAATGTGCTCAACAACAGCCACAAGGTGCGGGAAAAGACGCGTGAACTGGTGATGGCTGCCGTGCGCGAACTGAACTACATACCCAATCTGGCAGCCCGTTCGCTGGCCAGCGCGGCGACGATCCGGATCGGCCTGTTGCACCGCAATATCGAGAATGCCTTTCTCAGTTCCATTCTGGTTGGTGCGCTTGACGCTACCAGCCAGTTGGGCGCGCAATTGCTGCTGCGGCGGCTCGACAGCGCGGCGCCGGTCGAGATTGCGCGACAGATGAAAGCCCTGGTGGACAGTGGCGCCAATGCCATCCTGATCGTGCCGCCCTATTGCGAAGTGGCCAGCATGTTCGGGCTGACGCGCGATGTTCCGGTGCCCGTCATCGCCATGTCGCCGGGCGACGAATTGCCGGGCGAATATTGCGTCCGGATCGACGATCGTGAAGCGGCGCGCGAAATGACCGCCTATCTGATCGGCCTGGGCCATCGCGACATCGGCTTTATTCGCGGTGGTCCGGGGCATCTGATCCATCGCACCCGATGCGACGGCTATATGGCGGCGCTGAGGGATGCCGGCCTTGATGTTCGTCCGGACCTGATCGTCGAAGGCGACATGAGTTTCGAATCCGGCCTGGCCGCGGGCGAGCAATTGTTGAAACTCGCGCATCGTCCCACCGCGATTTTCGCCAGCAATGATGACATGGCTGCGGCGATCGTGTCGCTGGCGCACCGACGGGGTCTGGACGTGCCGCGCGACATTTCTGTGGTTGGCTTCGATGATACCCCCATAGCAGTCAAGATCTGGCCGCCTTTGACCAGTGTGCGGCATCCCGGTGCGCGGATTTCGGCGGAAGCGGCGACGCAGGCGGTGGCGCTGGCGAGGAGTGCGGAAACGCTCCCTGCGCCCTCGACAACATATCTGCGCCATGAACTGGTGATCAGGGAATCCACGGCATCACCTTCGCTGGATGGTTAG